One genomic window of Methyloceanibacter sp. wino2 includes the following:
- the cysG gene encoding siroheme synthase CysG: MMRTFPIFVSFDGKPPLVVGGGPLAAIKTRLLLKRAGHVDVAAETLNPELSDLEAEGKVVLQPAHPGVDQIRGRPLVISATEIEGEDARIAEISHGLGVPVNVPDRPALCTAVLPAIVDRGEVTVAVGTSAAAPVLAQRLRAWLENELHPRLGDLAELAGQFRDRVAERLPEGTERRRLWERIFDGPAARAMLHGDEDAARKLIDHEIETAALAGNGEAPESQGRVLLIGAGPGDPELLTMKAVRALKAADVVFYDKLVGDGVLELARREAELVSVGKAKGAHSVPQAEINALLVARAKAGHTVVRLKGGDPFIFGRGGEELDALRAEGIPVEVVPGVTAGAAAAASLQIPLTHRDVSHTVTFLSGHEAGGKAPSFEHLDLKALASGNNTLVVYMGVTTGAVIAQRLLEAGFREALPVIAVENASRENERRVATTISALANDTGSLGLKSPAVLIFGEVAGLPAAGAVETILAQEEVVRAYA; encoded by the coding sequence ATGATGCGGACCTTCCCCATCTTCGTCAGCTTCGATGGCAAGCCGCCGCTCGTGGTCGGCGGGGGTCCTCTTGCCGCCATCAAGACGCGGCTGCTCCTGAAGCGGGCCGGGCACGTCGATGTGGCTGCCGAGACCCTGAACCCCGAGCTGTCGGACCTCGAGGCCGAGGGCAAGGTTGTCTTGCAGCCGGCCCATCCGGGCGTCGATCAAATTCGCGGGCGGCCGCTGGTGATCTCGGCCACCGAGATCGAGGGTGAGGACGCCCGCATCGCCGAGATCTCGCATGGCTTGGGCGTGCCGGTCAACGTCCCGGACCGGCCGGCTCTTTGCACCGCCGTGCTGCCCGCGATCGTGGATCGCGGCGAGGTTACGGTGGCGGTCGGCACATCGGCCGCCGCGCCGGTTCTGGCCCAGCGCCTGCGCGCCTGGCTGGAGAATGAGTTGCATCCGCGGCTCGGCGACCTGGCCGAACTCGCAGGGCAGTTTCGCGATCGCGTGGCCGAACGTCTCCCCGAGGGTACCGAGCGGCGCCGGTTGTGGGAGCGAATCTTCGACGGCCCGGCCGCCCGCGCCATGCTTCACGGCGACGAGGACGCCGCCCGTAAGCTGATCGACCACGAGATTGAAACCGCCGCTTTGGCCGGAAACGGCGAAGCCCCGGAGTCGCAGGGCCGCGTTCTTCTCATTGGTGCCGGTCCCGGCGACCCCGAACTTCTGACCATGAAGGCGGTCCGGGCGCTCAAGGCCGCCGACGTCGTCTTCTACGACAAGCTCGTCGGCGACGGTGTCTTGGAACTAGCCCGCCGCGAGGCGGAGCTGGTTTCCGTCGGCAAGGCGAAGGGAGCACACAGCGTACCGCAGGCGGAGATCAACGCGCTGTTGGTGGCGCGCGCAAAGGCCGGGCACACCGTCGTCCGGCTCAAGGGCGGCGATCCCTTCATCTTCGGCCGCGGCGGCGAGGAACTCGATGCGCTGCGCGCCGAGGGGATTCCCGTCGAAGTCGTCCCGGGCGTCACGGCCGGCGCTGCTGCTGCGGCGAGCCTGCAGATTCCGCTGACCCATCGCGACGTGTCGCACACGGTCACGTTCCTGTCTGGCCATGAAGCGGGCGGGAAGGCGCCGAGCTTCGAGCATCTCGACCTGAAGGCCTTGGCGTCCGGCAACAACACGCTGGTGGTCTATATGGGCGTCACGACGGGCGCGGTGATCGCACAGCGCCTCCTGGAGGCCGGGTTCCGTGAAGCGTTGCCCGTGATTGCCGTGGAGAACGCGAGCCGGGAGAACGAGCGCCGCGTCGCCACCACGATTTCCGCGCTGGCGAACGACACCGGCAGTCTTGGTTTGAAGAGCCCCGCCGTTCTGATCTTCGGAGAGGTGGCCGGACTACCCGCCGCCGGGGCCGTTGAAACTATTTTGGCTCAAGAGGAGGTCGTGCGCGCCTATGCCTAG
- a CDS encoding GTP-binding protein, with translation MSLAALSETEAAQPVLQPGDKSEAMLRLLTCGSVDDGKSTLIGRLLWDAAGVTDDQRAQIMHASHARAVNGERIDFSLLLDGLVAEREQGITIDIAWRYFETERRRFVIIDSPGHEQYTRNMATGASHADVAILLVDARHGVKRQTRRHAAICNLVGIKKVILAVNKMDQIDWSEERYRAIEEDFRSLGGNFSFTDVTSIPVAALTGANVVARSEEMPWYDGPTLLEYLESVEARTQPEDAPFRMPVQMVLRAANDFRGYAGTVTSGTIRVGDRIVDARSGLGATLQRISTMDGDLESASSGDAVTLVLDTDLDISRGAVLTETQRRPTNADVIEARLVWLSEKPFDPEAGYLLRTATDLTPVTSVSVSTLIDFETLSSAQAHTCSMNDIADCRILLGRSTALDLFGDLPLTGNFVLVNALDGATVAGGVITWVQTGAAAVGDNVLVLDRARLSGLCADLGDSPEDRAEYDRRAQEVAILLRSAGVPVLIETDR, from the coding sequence ATGAGCTTGGCAGCGCTCTCCGAAACAGAAGCCGCGCAGCCGGTCCTTCAGCCCGGCGACAAGTCGGAGGCCATGTTGCGGCTCCTCACCTGCGGCTCCGTGGACGACGGCAAGTCGACCCTGATCGGCCGTCTCTTGTGGGATGCCGCCGGCGTGACTGACGATCAGCGCGCGCAGATCATGCATGCCTCGCACGCCCGTGCCGTCAACGGGGAACGCATCGACTTTTCGCTTCTGCTCGACGGACTCGTGGCCGAACGCGAGCAGGGCATCACGATCGACATTGCCTGGCGCTATTTCGAGACCGAGCGCCGCCGCTTCGTGATCATCGACTCGCCCGGACACGAGCAATACACCCGCAACATGGCGACCGGTGCCTCGCATGCGGATGTCGCCATCCTGCTGGTCGATGCGCGCCACGGCGTGAAGCGCCAGACGCGGCGGCACGCGGCGATCTGCAATCTCGTTGGCATCAAGAAGGTCATTCTCGCCGTCAACAAGATGGATCAGATCGATTGGTCCGAAGAGCGCTATCGCGCGATCGAAGAAGACTTCCGCTCCCTTGGGGGCAATTTCAGCTTTACGGACGTTACCTCGATTCCCGTTGCGGCGCTGACAGGCGCGAATGTCGTTGCCCGATCCGAAGAGATGCCGTGGTACGACGGCCCGACGCTATTGGAATATCTCGAGAGCGTTGAAGCCAGAACCCAGCCCGAAGATGCGCCGTTCCGCATGCCGGTGCAGATGGTCTTGCGGGCGGCGAACGACTTTCGTGGCTACGCTGGCACAGTGACGTCGGGTACGATCCGCGTCGGCGATCGCATCGTGGATGCGCGCAGCGGACTTGGTGCGACGTTGCAGCGCATCTCGACTATGGACGGCGATCTCGAGAGTGCGTCGAGCGGTGATGCCGTCACGCTCGTGCTCGACACCGATCTCGACATTTCGCGTGGTGCCGTACTGACGGAAACGCAGCGGCGCCCCACCAACGCCGATGTCATCGAGGCGCGCCTCGTGTGGCTGTCCGAGAAGCCGTTCGATCCGGAAGCGGGTTACCTGTTGCGCACGGCAACCGATCTGACGCCTGTCACATCCGTGAGCGTCTCTACACTGATCGATTTCGAGACGCTTTCCTCGGCGCAGGCCCATACCTGCAGCATGAACGACATCGCCGACTGCCGCATTCTCCTCGGGCGGTCGACGGCATTGGACCTCTTCGGCGATCTTCCGCTGACCGGCAACTTCGTCCTGGTCAACGCACTGGACGGCGCCACCGTCGCAGGCGGCGTGATCACATGGGTACAAACTGGTGCGGCGGCCGTTGGGGACAACGTACTGGTGCTTGACCGAGCCCGGCTGTCTGGCTTATGCGCGGACCTTGGCGATTCTCCGGAGGACAGGGCCGAATACGATCGACGTGCCCAAGAGGTGGCAATTCTGTTACGGTCGGCCGGCGTTCCGGTGCTGATTGAGACGGATCGCTAA
- a CDS encoding phosphoadenylyl-sulfate reductase, which yields MSKTGTRERASSRPGAASVLRRSRRLSMVLVDLSTGALISEPDEPAVVLEPNADHDALASAIGGNAGPIAIMFPSFADGRGFSLARILRDRLGFTGEIRAVGSLIPDQSQFLLRSGFDTAEIADPGAADTWKKTLTRIGRNYQPSARNPMPLRWNASAKAAAELDRALAATDDLVERIKLIAEHIEGRIAFSTSVGLEDQVILQAIAKSGVAKSGAEIDVFTLDTGRLFPEVLETIELSELRYRTRIRLVAPDAREVEELVSRDGVYGFRQSVENRKSCCEVRKVRPLNRALQGAQGWIAGLRREQSQARADVPLAEWDAERGLIKINPIADWSDKRLNDYIDANNVVVNPLHAQGFVSIGCAPCTRAIQPGEDPRAGRWWWETEDKKECGLHVAESECSAVPVAHREKAA from the coding sequence ATGTCGAAAACCGGAACGAGGGAGAGAGCTTCCTCGAGACCTGGCGCCGCGTCGGTGCTGCGCCGTTCAAGGAGGCTCTCTATGGTGCTCGTTGATTTGTCGACGGGAGCGCTGATTTCGGAACCCGACGAGCCGGCGGTCGTCCTGGAGCCGAACGCGGATCACGACGCGCTGGCTTCCGCAATTGGCGGCAACGCAGGGCCGATCGCGATCATGTTCCCGAGCTTCGCGGACGGACGTGGATTCAGCTTGGCTCGCATCCTTCGTGATCGGCTCGGGTTCACCGGAGAAATTCGCGCGGTCGGATCGCTGATTCCGGATCAGTCGCAGTTTCTGCTGCGGTCCGGATTCGATACGGCCGAGATTGCCGATCCCGGTGCGGCGGATACGTGGAAGAAGACGCTGACGCGAATCGGCCGCAACTATCAGCCCTCGGCGCGCAACCCGATGCCGCTGCGCTGGAACGCATCCGCCAAGGCCGCGGCCGAACTCGATCGGGCACTGGCTGCGACGGACGATCTCGTGGAGCGCATCAAGCTGATCGCCGAACACATCGAAGGCCGCATCGCGTTCTCGACGAGCGTCGGTCTGGAGGATCAGGTGATCCTGCAGGCCATCGCCAAATCGGGCGTGGCAAAGTCGGGCGCCGAGATCGATGTTTTTACGCTCGACACCGGCCGGCTGTTCCCGGAAGTCCTGGAAACGATCGAACTATCCGAGTTGCGTTATCGTACGCGCATTCGGCTCGTTGCGCCCGATGCCCGCGAAGTTGAAGAGCTTGTGTCCCGCGACGGCGTGTATGGTTTCCGCCAATCCGTCGAGAACCGGAAGAGCTGCTGCGAGGTGCGCAAGGTCCGTCCCCTGAACCGGGCCCTGCAGGGCGCGCAAGGATGGATCGCCGGTCTGCGGCGCGAGCAGTCGCAGGCGCGCGCGGACGTACCGCTGGCCGAATGGGACGCAGAGCGCGGGCTGATCAAGATCAACCCGATTGCCGACTGGTCCGACAAACGCCTCAACGACTACATCGATGCCAACAATGTCGTGGTCAATCCGCTGCATGCGCAAGGCTTCGTCTCGATCGGCTGCGCACCGTGCACGCGCGCGATCCAGCCGGGCGAGGACCCGCGCGCGGGACGCTGGTGGTGGGAGACCGAAGACAAGAAGGAATGCGGGCTGCATGTGGCCGAATCCGAATGTTCGGCGGTGCCAGTCGCACACCGGGAGAAGGCCGCATGA
- a CDS encoding DUF2849 domain-containing protein, giving the protein MPSVVTANRLDDGIVVYLAPGGAWTEDIVEAARVESEDEVKALEATAEEAVRERLVISVYPMPIEVKDDGTVDPISVRERIRASHRTTLTKDWYDVPL; this is encoded by the coding sequence ATGCCTAGCGTCGTTACAGCAAACCGCTTGGACGACGGCATCGTTGTCTATCTCGCACCGGGTGGTGCGTGGACGGAGGACATTGTGGAGGCGGCCCGCGTCGAGAGCGAGGACGAGGTCAAGGCGCTTGAGGCCACCGCTGAGGAGGCTGTCCGCGAGCGGCTCGTCATCAGCGTCTATCCGATGCCGATCGAGGTTAAGGACGACGGCACCGTCGATCCCATTTCCGTGCGCGAACGCATTCGCGCGTCACACCGCACGACACTGACAAAGGACTGGTACGATGTACCGCTATGA
- the cysD gene encoding sulfate adenylyltransferase subunit CysD, producing MTALTSHLKLLEAESIHIFREAAAQFRAPVLLYSIGKDSTVLLHLARKAFWPAKPPFPLLHVDTTWKFRDMIAFRDRTVTEMGLDLIVHTNHDGAAKNINPFDYPPSVYTDIMKTQALRQALDNGGYDAAFGGARRDEEASRAKERVFSFRAGGHSWDPRLQRPEMWQLLNGRLGKDETVRVFPLSNWTEADVWRYITLEKLDVVPLYFAKERPTVERDGQILMVDDERMRLQPGEEAVMRRIRFRTLGCYPLTAAIESEATDLEAVVTETLDARVSERAGRLIDHDEAGAMEMKKREGYF from the coding sequence ATGACCGCGCTGACATCACACCTCAAGCTTCTCGAAGCCGAGAGCATCCACATCTTCCGCGAGGCCGCGGCGCAGTTCCGCGCGCCGGTGCTGCTGTATTCGATCGGAAAGGACTCGACGGTTCTGCTGCATTTGGCGCGGAAGGCGTTCTGGCCAGCCAAGCCGCCGTTCCCGCTGCTTCATGTGGATACGACGTGGAAGTTCCGTGACATGATCGCGTTTCGCGACCGGACTGTCACGGAGATGGGGCTCGATCTGATCGTGCACACCAATCACGACGGAGCGGCGAAGAACATCAACCCGTTCGATTATCCGCCGTCTGTCTATACGGACATCATGAAGACCCAGGCGCTGCGCCAGGCGCTCGACAATGGCGGCTACGATGCCGCGTTCGGCGGCGCGCGCCGCGACGAAGAAGCGTCACGGGCCAAGGAACGCGTGTTCTCGTTTCGCGCCGGCGGCCATAGCTGGGATCCGCGTCTGCAACGGCCCGAGATGTGGCAGCTGCTGAACGGCCGTCTCGGCAAGGACGAAACCGTGCGGGTCTTTCCGCTGTCGAATTGGACCGAGGCGGACGTGTGGCGCTACATCACGCTCGAGAAGCTCGACGTCGTGCCGCTCTATTTCGCGAAGGAGCGCCCGACGGTCGAACGCGACGGGCAGATCCTGATGGTCGACGACGAGCGCATGCGGCTTCAGCCGGGTGAAGAGGCGGTGATGCGCAGGATCCGCTTCCGCACGCTTGGGTGCTACCCGCTCACCGCCGCCATCGAGTCCGAAGCGACGGATCTGGAAGCGGTTGTGACCGAGACCTTGGACGCGCGTGTGTCGGAGCGGGCCGGGCGCTTGATCGACCATGACGAGGCCGGGGCGATGGAGATGAAGAAGCGCGAGGGGTACTTCTAA
- a CDS encoding 2Fe-2S iron-sulfur cluster-binding protein yields MFINVRMPDGSTHRLEAMEGWRVMEVIRDWGLPIKAECGGACACATCHVWVADSWVDKLVPPTDEETEMLDGAFSVDDRRSRLSCQLLMTPELDGLEVELAPESIADIADNTAATGTSG; encoded by the coding sequence ATGTTTATCAACGTGCGCATGCCGGACGGTTCCACGCACCGCCTCGAAGCCATGGAGGGGTGGCGTGTGATGGAGGTCATTCGCGACTGGGGTCTGCCCATCAAGGCGGAATGCGGCGGCGCCTGCGCGTGTGCGACCTGCCATGTCTGGGTGGCGGATAGTTGGGTCGACAAGCTCGTCCCGCCGACTGACGAAGAGACTGAGATGCTCGACGGGGCCTTCTCCGTGGACGACCGGCGCTCGCGGCTTTCCTGCCAGCTCCTGATGACGCCCGAACTCGACGGGCTGGAAGTCGAGCTTGCGCCCGAAAGCATTGCCGACATTGCCGACAACACGGCAGCGACAGGAACCTCGGGATGA